TCCTGGACAAGCACGGCCGCGCGGTGGCCGCGTGGCAGGGCGTCGAGGGCCAGTCGGACGTGGCGAAGGCCATCGAAAAGCTGCTGAAGGCGGACTGAGCTTCGCCCCTGCCGGGGAGTGCTACAGGGCTGGAGCGGAATTCTTGCGGGCAGGGGGGCCGCTGGTACCTTCGCCGGCGCTCATGACGTCCCGGCGAAAGCTCCTGATGGTGGCGGCGGTGGTGGCGGTGGCCCTGAGCCTCGCTTCGGTGGCGGACGCCAAGGGCTTCCGTCGTTACCTGCGCCTGCGGCAGGACGTGGAGGCGCTCGACGAGCGCAACCGCTCGCTGGCCGCGCAGAACGACGCGCTTCGCAAGGAGATCGCGGCGCTGCGCAAGGACCCGGCGACGCTGGAGCAGTCGGTGCGTGAGGAGCTCGGCTACGTGAAGCCGGGCGAAATCGTCTTCCATCTGGAGTCGCCATGACCTCGCTGTCCGTGGTGCCCTCGCCCGCGAAGCTCGTGCGCGCGTTCTTCCGCGCCATCCCCGCGGCGGTGGCGCTGGCCACCTTCGTGCACCTGGCGCAGGGCGGCTTCCGGGGCCTGCACACGCTGGGGTGGACGGAAGCGGCGCTGGTGGTGGGGCTGCTCGTCGGCATCGGCATGGCGGCGTGGCGCCGGGCGATGCGCTCCTCGGTGGGCGCGGTCATCGACCTGCGCGACGACCTGGAGCTGGGCGGCGGGCTCATCTCCGCGGCCTTCATCGTGGTGGCCATCGGCGGCGGGGAGCTGTTCCCCATCGTCTATCTCCTGATGGCGTTCCTGGTGGCGTTCCTGCCGCGCAACGCGGGCATGACGCTCTTGGGCATCGCGCTGGTGTACGACGGCCTCGTGACGCTGGGCGGGCCGGTGGTGAACGTCACGGGCTTCCTGACGCACACGCTGTTCCTGGCGCTGTTCGCGGGGCTGTACCACCTGGTGCTGTCCGCGCGGATGGCGGTGGCGAAGCGCGCCGAGTCGGACGCGGTGCAGAAGCGCATCCGCGAGGTGGAGGAGCGCGCGCGCACCTTCCGGCTGGTGTCCTCCGGCACGCAGGACAGCTTCAGCGGGATGAACTCCGACGAGAAGTGGCTGGTGGCGTCGGTGAAGGAGATTGAGGGCGCGGTGCACGCGGCGCTCGAGATCGCGGAGACGGGCCTGCGCACGGACACCTGCGCGGCGTTCCTGCTCACGTCCGACGACCGGAGCCTGAAGCTGTACGACTGCCGGTCCGCGTCCGAGCGGGTGCAGCGGGAGAAGTTCAACGCGGGCGAGGGCATCATCGGCGGGGTGCTGAAGCGCCGCGCGCCGGTGCGGATGAACTCGCCGCAGGGCTTGAAGGGCGTCACGTACTACGAGGGTGGCGGCCCCACGGTGCAGGCGCTGCTGGCGGTGCCCATCCTCGAGGGCAGCGGCCTGGTGCGCGGCGTGCTGGTGGCGGACAAGCTCAAGAACGAGCCGTTCACGGACCAGGACGAGAAGATGCTCACCACCATCGCCGGAGAGGTGCTGCGCTCCATCGAGGTGGAGCGGGTGATGAGCTACATCCGCAAGACGCGCGACGAGAAGGACCGGTTCTTCCGCGCCATCGAGGAGCTGAAC
This genomic stretch from Corallococcus macrosporus harbors:
- a CDS encoding FtsB family cell division protein, encoding MTSRRKLLMVAAVVAVALSLASVADAKGFRRYLRLRQDVEALDERNRSLAAQNDALRKEIAALRKDPATLEQSVREELGYVKPGEIVFHLESP
- a CDS encoding sensor domain-containing diguanylate cyclase; the protein is MTSLSVVPSPAKLVRAFFRAIPAAVALATFVHLAQGGFRGLHTLGWTEAALVVGLLVGIGMAAWRRAMRSSVGAVIDLRDDLELGGGLISAAFIVVAIGGGELFPIVYLLMAFLVAFLPRNAGMTLLGIALVYDGLVTLGGPVVNVTGFLTHTLFLALFAGLYHLVLSARMAVAKRAESDAVQKRIREVEERARTFRLVSSGTQDSFSGMNSDEKWLVASVKEIEGAVHAALEIAETGLRTDTCAAFLLTSDDRSLKLYDCRSASERVQREKFNAGEGIIGGVLKRRAPVRMNSPQGLKGVTYYEGGGPTVQALLAVPILEGSGLVRGVLVADKLKNEPFTDQDEKMLTTIAGEVLRSIEVERVMSYIRKTRDEKDRFFRAIEELNRAGSPDQVFVAVLEATRQLAGLDFCAVTLVSEQEGKRVHRVMRMTGVTAQGKALEGRTFQDNNGLVANVVRYGAPLPGRDIKAMDRQVIFDEETQVRGLGALKIFPLVAGDRILGTLVAGSRKKTAFEQDVLRMIEVIAIQAAQAVLRAQLYEQMERMATTDGLTGLLNHRTFQSRADEILAQARRYNRKCSIMLTDVDHFKSVNDTYGHPTGDQVLKGVARIIKTLARDTDVVARYGGEEFVMVMPETDVQGAKIIAERIREAVMAEVFQTEMGPLRITMSLGIATFPDNAMEKQQMIDLADQCLYHSKRNGRNQSVTVAQMQGGRKLQAVAE